Proteins from one Oscillatoria nigro-viridis PCC 7112 genomic window:
- a CDS encoding lysophospholipid acyltransferase family protein: MTKALNIFAVTKTTNKKDGKSSKYPFDGLSLDDRNPDFIQLLLPVWEWLYRYYFRVQSDGWHHVPASGKMLVVGSHNGGLAAPDMFMFLYEWFRRYGTERLAYGLMHPTVWQVSPDVASMAVQCGALKAHPKMAIAALRKNAPVLVYPGGAQDVFRPHHLRDRIYFAGRKGFIKLALREEAPIVPIISHGAHDTLIVLADLYEQVKQLHEWGMPWLLGIDPVVFPVYLGLPWGLSIGPLPNLPLPVQIRTRVCEPIVFERYGSEAARDRDYVDACFERVTTQMQGELDCLAGK, translated from the coding sequence ATGACCAAAGCGTTAAATATTTTTGCAGTGACAAAAACTACTAACAAAAAAGACGGGAAATCCTCTAAATATCCCTTTGACGGTCTATCTTTAGACGATCGCAATCCTGACTTCATTCAGCTTTTGTTGCCAGTCTGGGAATGGCTGTACCGCTACTATTTTCGCGTACAAAGCGACGGCTGGCACCACGTACCCGCCAGCGGGAAAATGCTCGTTGTCGGTTCTCACAACGGGGGACTCGCCGCTCCCGATATGTTTATGTTCCTATACGAATGGTTCCGCAGGTACGGCACCGAACGCTTGGCCTACGGATTGATGCACCCCACGGTTTGGCAAGTTTCTCCTGATGTTGCTAGCATGGCGGTTCAGTGTGGAGCCCTCAAGGCCCATCCGAAAATGGCGATCGCAGCTTTGCGGAAAAATGCCCCAGTTCTCGTCTATCCGGGCGGCGCCCAAGATGTTTTTCGCCCCCACCACTTGCGCGATCGAATCTACTTTGCGGGACGCAAGGGATTTATCAAATTAGCATTGCGAGAAGAAGCCCCAATTGTACCAATTATCTCACACGGTGCTCACGATACTTTGATAGTTTTGGCAGATTTGTACGAACAAGTTAAGCAATTGCATGAATGGGGGATGCCGTGGTTGTTGGGCATCGATCCGGTGGTTTTTCCGGTGTATTTAGGATTGCCTTGGGGATTGAGTATTGGGCCTTTGCCAAACCTGCCTTTACCCGTGCAAATTCGGACTCGCGTCTGCGAACCGATTGTATTTGAGAGGTACGGTTCGGAGGCGGCGCGCGATCGCGATTATGTTGATGCTTGTTTCGAGCGAGTTACCACCCAAATGCAAGGGGAATTAGATTGTTTGGCTGGCAAGTGA
- a CDS encoding NAD(P)/FAD-dependent oxidoreductase, with product MQRESHAIIIGGSLAGLLASRVLAKHFDRVSIVERDFLPEKPAPRPGIPQSCHLHILLNRGRIILEEFFPGWENELIAAGAPSLDPRSIGWFSPAGWAPQFSPDLNDLIMFSRDLVDWQIRRRLAENTNVHFLEGGTVRGLLANASRAEIAGVSVCFRDRHNPGNIHTENLNADLVVDAGGKVSKTPQWLKSLGYEPPQETVINAFVGYASRIYKCSGKLSDTAPVFVSTSPPFRNRGGAIFPIEGNRWLVTLAGGDRDYPPTDEAGFLEFARTLPTPTIYHPIKDAEAITPVYSYRGTENRLRHYDRLSRYPENLAVIGHAVCAFNPVYGQGMTVAALDAQMLDKCLQKQRERYPEGDLTGFARQFQQKLAKLHTVPWTFAISQDSRYRGSTGAKLNLATRLTIDYMDLVLKVLVSDAKVCQAFLEVLHMIESPGVLFSPSIAVKAIGQLVTVRQKA from the coding sequence GTGCAGCGAGAAAGTCATGCAATTATTATTGGCGGCAGTTTAGCAGGACTGTTGGCCTCTAGAGTATTAGCAAAACACTTCGATCGAGTAAGTATTGTTGAACGAGATTTTTTGCCAGAAAAACCCGCACCTCGCCCCGGGATTCCTCAATCCTGTCACCTTCACATCCTTTTAAATCGGGGGAGAATCATCTTAGAAGAGTTTTTTCCCGGCTGGGAAAACGAACTGATAGCTGCTGGTGCTCCTAGTTTAGATCCGAGGTCGATCGGGTGGTTTAGTCCGGCGGGTTGGGCCCCGCAATTTAGCCCGGATCTAAATGATTTAATTATGTTCAGTCGGGATTTAGTTGATTGGCAAATTCGCCGCCGCTTGGCTGAAAATACGAACGTGCATTTCCTCGAAGGAGGCACAGTAAGGGGGTTGCTGGCGAATGCCTCGCGCGCGGAGATTGCTGGCGTGTCGGTGTGTTTTCGCGATCGCCACAACCCTGGTAACATCCATACAGAGAATTTGAATGCAGATTTGGTAGTCGATGCTGGTGGCAAAGTTTCCAAAACACCTCAATGGTTGAAAAGTTTGGGCTATGAACCTCCGCAAGAAACCGTTATCAATGCTTTTGTCGGCTATGCCAGCCGCATCTATAAATGCAGCGGTAAATTGTCAGACACAGCGCCAGTATTTGTCTCAACATCACCGCCATTTCGCAACCGTGGCGGTGCAATTTTCCCGATCGAAGGCAATCGCTGGCTGGTGACTCTCGCCGGGGGCGATCGCGATTATCCCCCCACAGACGAAGCAGGTTTTCTAGAATTTGCCCGCACTCTGCCAACCCCGACAATTTATCATCCGATTAAAGACGCAGAAGCCATCACACCAGTTTATAGTTATCGAGGTACCGAAAACCGTTTGCGCCACTACGATCGCCTCTCCCGCTATCCTGAAAATTTGGCAGTTATCGGTCATGCAGTTTGCGCTTTCAACCCGGTTTATGGTCAAGGAATGACCGTTGCTGCACTAGATGCTCAGATGCTAGATAAATGTTTGCAAAAGCAAAGAGAGCGGTATCCAGAAGGCGATTTAACAGGCTTTGCGCGACAATTTCAACAAAAACTAGCAAAATTACACACTGTTCCTTGGACGTTTGCCATCAGTCAGGATTCCCGCTATCGCGGAAGTACGGGTGCAAAACTAAACCTTGCTACGCGGCTGACAATTGATTACATGGATCTAGTGTTAAAAGTGCTGGTCTCAGATGCTAAAGTTTGTCAAGCATTTTTGGAAGTTCTGCACATGATTGAGTCGCCGGGGGTACTTTTTTCTCCCAGTATTGCGGTTAAGGCGATCGGGCAATTAGTCACCGTTCGGCAGAAGGCATAA
- a CDS encoding RNA-guided endonuclease InsQ/TnpB family protein produces MFAVKRALKLNNREATLMAKHAGFRRVVFNMGLSLRTQMYGEGQFTDSKVLNEVKKVLTNYVKKQPEFAWMNQLSSRVYQNAFIDLKDAFRRYRSGKAGHPKFASRRWGQSFTVDSSKGKVLLNAGSTIKIPTLGTFRLYEALECGYVSQTFTISKEGSRWFVSFCVDAERLPVQQSESSVGIDVGINSFATLSTQQVFDAPKPLKQAKTKLATLQRQASKQVRGSQNQRKTYDKIRRLHTRIANIRLDFLHKLTTYLAQTFKLIKIENLNVQGMMANHKLAGAISDLGFYEFKRLLDYKCKMYGANLVLVDQWFPSTKTCSNCGTKKDMPLSIRTFDCPACGISLDRDLNASLNILNWEPSA; encoded by the coding sequence GTGTTTGCCGTCAAGCGAGCGCTCAAATTGAATAACCGGGAAGCGACCTTGATGGCAAAACACGCAGGATTTCGGCGGGTAGTGTTTAACATGGGGTTGAGCTTGCGGACTCAAATGTATGGCGAGGGACAATTCACAGACTCAAAGGTACTTAACGAAGTCAAAAAAGTTCTCACCAACTACGTCAAGAAACAGCCTGAATTCGCTTGGATGAATCAATTATCTAGTCGCGTTTATCAAAATGCTTTTATTGACTTGAAAGATGCTTTTAGGCGGTATCGCTCTGGAAAGGCAGGTCATCCAAAATTTGCTAGTCGCCGCTGGGGTCAATCTTTTACAGTTGATTCGTCTAAGGGCAAAGTTTTACTAAATGCTGGCAGCACTATCAAGATTCCTACATTGGGAACTTTTCGACTCTACGAAGCCTTAGAATGCGGTTATGTGTCTCAAACTTTTACGATTTCAAAAGAAGGAAGTCGTTGGTTTGTTTCCTTTTGCGTTGATGCCGAACGTTTGCCAGTGCAACAATCTGAAAGCTCTGTAGGAATCGATGTAGGCATTAATTCTTTTGCCACGCTGTCAACTCAGCAGGTCTTTGATGCGCCGAAGCCGTTAAAACAAGCGAAAACCAAGCTTGCTACGTTGCAGCGCCAAGCATCAAAACAGGTAAGAGGCTCCCAAAATCAGCGTAAAACCTACGATAAAATCCGTCGGCTCCATACACGGATAGCTAATATTCGTTTAGACTTTCTTCACAAGCTAACAACTTATTTAGCTCAAACTTTTAAGCTAATTAAGATTGAAAACTTGAATGTTCAAGGAATGATGGCGAATCACAAGTTAGCCGGGGCAATATCGGATCTAGGGTTTTACGAGTTCAAGCGTCTACTCGATTATAAGTGCAAAATGTATGGAGCAAATTTAGTCTTGGTAGACCAATGGTTCCCCAGCACTAAAACTTGCTCGAATTGTGGCACTAAAAAAGATATGCCACTAAGCATTCGGACTTTTGACTGTCCTGCTTGTGGCATATCTTTAGATCGTGATTTGAATGCAAGTCTGAACATTTTAAACTGGGAACCCTCGGCTTGA
- a CDS encoding response regulator: MQLRKKTLLIIGAALISLIVVLYATASTILLHDFHNLEAQYVRQDVARALDALDDDLSNLDTSAQDYAEWDDTYSFVETRNKNFVKSNFVDSTFIYLRLNLLVLLDSNGKTIFSKGFDLKSQTEIPIPESLKQHLIEALLDSPTVDGDRRAAKTGVLTLPEARLLIASKPIFNSNAQGPSRGTLILGRYLDSSEIGLLSELTHLSVDFRLPSLDFKVGAANYFGHSAKAMARSRQELENVKLKISNLKSAEILVEPLSDTLVAGYALIRDIHGNLALLLRVETDRIIYGQGQATLELFTLSILAVGLIFSAIALLLLERLVLARLASLSTSVSNIAANGDPSLRVHMAGADELASLADGINRMLEALGNSQVERNESEDRYRLMAENSTDMITRHDPKGVFVYVSPASRALLGYEPSELIGRVPKDYFHPDDLETIAKAHWKVLALPVTYTVSYRIRRKDGKYIWFETTGRTIGDPQTGEVQEIIGISRDISVRKQTEQELRESEAAIKALYQVTSAPRTDPLNHLSTFDLRLQELLAMGCRHLGLSVGILSCIQGDNYQIRAVECPDGSIVKDQIYDLEKTFCVATAMAKEPIYFESVRFSGLSFNTDDRAFPIEAYMGIPVTVAGEVYGTLCFFSPTPVTEPFRAVDRELMKLMAQWVGSELERQQTDVDLAKARDQALAATRAKSEFLATMSHEIRTPMNGVIGMTGLLLDTPLTREQRDFVETIRSSGDALLTLINDILDFSKIESGKLDLEEHPFDIRTCIEESLDLVAAKAAEKKLEVGYLIDRTVPATAIGDSTRLRQILINLLSNAVKFTDAGEVVVSVTAKKISVPAANSKEPPLIAGEPLAINPAYEIQFAVKDTGIGIPSDRMDRLFKSFSQVDSSTSRQYGGTGLGLAISKRLAEMMGGRMWVESMGNLAGKPPADFKSAVLDLGWAESCEIAEKNGYAKSVLSNKPIGQNTKSVGSTFYFSTIVSGCNSSLPVNLSNSQPELAGKRVLIVDDNATNRRILTLQAQSWGMVARASASARLALDWLAAKEMFDLAVLDMQMPEMDGLALAAQIRQYPDCEKLPLVMLTSIGRQEINSPAMEMDFAAFLNKPIKQSQLYNVLINIFGEQTTEFKGQRTSGPFLQTIPVLAENLPLRILLADDHLVNQKVALQILQRMGYRADVAGNGIEVLEALRRQPYDVVLMDVQMPEMDGLETTRRIREQFSADLTLENHTGESEVSATDEQSPNRKSKIENRKSTDEESHNRKSKIENRKSTDEESHNRKSKIENRKSTEESHNRKSKIENRKSTRPWIVAMTANAMQGDREECMAAGMDDYLSKPIAIEQLVRALIACKTRSNSAFDRLQPIVCLDAPAEQIEETSELQVRSNVAVAGNPQLTIPNSPAVVDCAASNLDRALSHSHDSLSPKIIEGLREVEALDEAIEIYLETAPELLRGISMALCNADPLALRRSAHSLKSISGTLGAFRLFELCEELEIMGRMGTNANQPLPDPACALLEQLEAEYQRVEAALKIEMQYSETRTE, translated from the coding sequence ATGCAACTCCGAAAAAAAACACTATTAATCATCGGTGCAGCGCTGATCAGCCTGATTGTGGTTCTCTATGCCACTGCATCAACTATTTTGCTGCATGATTTTCACAACCTGGAGGCACAGTACGTCCGCCAGGATGTCGCACGGGCTTTGGACGCATTAGATGACGACTTGTCGAATTTAGACACCAGCGCCCAAGATTACGCCGAGTGGGACGATACTTACTCTTTCGTCGAAACACGGAACAAAAATTTTGTCAAGTCAAATTTCGTCGATTCGACATTTATTTACTTGAGACTAAACTTATTGGTGCTGCTTGACTCCAACGGTAAGACGATCTTCAGCAAAGGTTTCGACCTTAAATCCCAAACCGAAATCCCGATTCCCGAAAGCTTAAAACAGCACTTGATCGAGGCGCTACTAGACTCACCGACAGTCGATGGCGATCGCCGGGCCGCCAAAACAGGCGTCCTCACCCTGCCAGAAGCCAGGCTGCTGATTGCCTCCAAGCCCATCTTCAACAGCAACGCCCAAGGCCCGTCGCGGGGGACGCTGATCTTGGGACGCTACCTCGACAGCAGCGAAATCGGTTTGCTTTCAGAACTGACTCACCTGTCAGTGGATTTTAGATTGCCGAGTTTGGATTTTAAAGTGGGAGCCGCGAACTACTTCGGGCACAGCGCCAAGGCGATGGCTCGCTCTAGGCAGGAGTTGGAAAATGTCAAACTCAAAATTTCCAACCTCAAATCAGCAGAAATTTTAGTCGAGCCACTCAGCGACACCTTAGTCGCAGGATACGCCCTGATTCGCGACATCCACGGCAACCTAGCGTTGCTGCTGCGAGTAGAGACAGATCGCATCATCTACGGCCAAGGTCAGGCGACCTTGGAGCTGTTTACCTTATCAATACTGGCAGTAGGTTTAATATTTAGCGCCATCGCCCTGCTGTTGCTAGAAAGATTAGTCTTAGCGAGATTGGCTTCCTTGAGCACCAGCGTCAGCAACATCGCAGCCAACGGCGACCCAAGCTTGAGAGTTCATATGGCCGGAGCAGATGAACTCGCAAGCTTGGCCGACGGCATCAACCGAATGCTAGAAGCATTGGGCAATTCTCAAGTCGAACGCAATGAAAGCGAAGACCGCTATCGGTTGATGGCCGAAAACTCAACCGACATGATCACCAGACACGACCCCAAAGGCGTGTTTGTTTACGTCTCGCCCGCGAGCCGGGCTTTGCTGGGATACGAACCTTCGGAACTCATCGGCCGCGTCCCCAAGGATTATTTTCACCCCGACGATTTAGAAACCATTGCCAAAGCTCACTGGAAAGTCCTGGCGCTCCCAGTTACTTACACCGTCAGCTACCGCATCCGCCGCAAAGACGGCAAATACATTTGGTTTGAAACCACCGGCCGCACGATCGGCGATCCCCAAACCGGCGAAGTCCAAGAAATTATCGGCATTTCCCGCGACATCAGCGTGCGGAAACAAACAGAACAAGAACTGCGAGAAAGCGAAGCTGCAATCAAAGCTTTGTACCAAGTGACTTCGGCTCCCCGTACAGACCCGCTCAACCACCTCTCTACATTTGATTTGCGCCTCCAAGAACTGCTGGCAATGGGATGTCGGCATTTAGGGCTGTCGGTGGGAATTTTGTCCTGCATTCAAGGTGACAACTATCAAATAAGGGCTGTGGAGTGTCCCGACGGGTCGATCGTCAAAGACCAAATCTACGATCTGGAAAAAACTTTCTGCGTCGCTACGGCAATGGCAAAAGAACCGATTTACTTTGAGTCGGTGCGATTTTCGGGTTTGTCCTTCAACACGGACGATCGAGCTTTCCCCATCGAAGCTTACATGGGCATTCCCGTCACGGTGGCAGGTGAAGTTTACGGCACTCTGTGCTTCTTTTCTCCGACTCCTGTGACAGAACCGTTCCGAGCTGTAGACAGAGAGTTGATGAAACTGATGGCTCAGTGGGTGGGAAGCGAACTCGAACGCCAGCAAACCGACGTAGATTTGGCAAAAGCTCGCGATCAAGCACTGGCGGCTACTAGAGCCAAAAGCGAGTTTTTAGCCACCATGAGCCACGAAATTCGCACTCCGATGAATGGAGTCATCGGCATGACCGGTTTGCTGCTGGATACCCCCTTAACTCGCGAACAGCGCGATTTTGTAGAAACTATCCGCAGCAGCGGCGATGCCTTGCTGACGCTGATCAACGATATTCTAGATTTCTCGAAAATTGAGTCGGGCAAATTGGACTTGGAGGAACATCCGTTTGACATCCGCACTTGCATTGAGGAATCTCTAGACTTGGTAGCTGCCAAGGCGGCAGAAAAAAAACTGGAAGTGGGTTACTTGATCGATCGTACAGTACCCGCAACGGCGATCGGCGATAGCACCCGCTTGAGGCAAATTTTAATCAACTTGCTCAGTAATGCTGTTAAATTTACCGACGCGGGAGAAGTGGTGGTTTCGGTGACGGCCAAAAAGATTTCAGTGCCGGCGGCCAACTCTAAAGAACCGCCATTAATTGCTGGCGAACCGCTAGCAATTAACCCAGCATACGAAATACAATTTGCGGTCAAAGATACCGGTATAGGCATTCCGAGCGATCGCATGGATCGGCTATTTAAATCTTTCAGCCAGGTTGATTCTTCAACGAGCCGGCAGTACGGCGGTACCGGATTGGGTTTGGCAATTAGCAAGCGTTTGGCCGAAATGATGGGCGGCCGGATGTGGGTGGAAAGTATGGGTAATCTGGCGGGCAAACCTCCCGCAGATTTTAAATCGGCAGTTTTAGATTTGGGATGGGCAGAATCTTGCGAAATTGCCGAAAAAAATGGCTATGCCAAATCTGTACTGAGCAACAAGCCGATCGGCCAAAATACGAAATCCGTTGGCTCTACTTTTTATTTTAGTACGATCGTGTCTGGCTGCAACAGTTCCTTACCAGTTAACTTGAGCAATTCTCAACCTGAATTAGCTGGCAAGAGAGTGTTAATTGTCGATGACAATGCTACCAACCGGAGAATTTTGACTCTCCAAGCTCAGTCTTGGGGAATGGTAGCTAGGGCTTCAGCTTCGGCTCGTTTGGCTTTAGATTGGTTGGCTGCTAAAGAGATGTTTGACTTGGCAGTTTTGGATATGCAAATGCCGGAAATGGACGGGTTGGCTTTAGCGGCGCAAATTCGCCAGTATCCTGATTGCGAAAAGTTGCCGTTAGTGATGCTAACTTCGATCGGCAGGCAAGAAATTAACTCTCCTGCTATGGAGATGGATTTTGCTGCTTTTTTGAATAAACCCATCAAACAATCTCAGCTTTACAATGTTTTAATCAATATTTTTGGAGAACAGACAACTGAATTTAAAGGGCAGCGCACCAGCGGGCCTTTCTTGCAAACCATACCCGTGCTGGCCGAGAACTTACCCCTGCGGATTCTGTTGGCGGACGATCATTTGGTGAATCAGAAGGTGGCTTTGCAAATTTTACAGCGGATGGGGTATCGCGCGGATGTGGCGGGAAACGGTATCGAAGTGCTCGAAGCTTTGCGCCGCCAGCCTTACGATGTGGTGCTGATGGATGTGCAAATGCCGGAAATGGACGGACTCGAAACTACCCGCCGCATCCGCGAGCAATTTTCAGCAGATTTAACTTTAGAAAATCACACGGGAGAATCAGAAGTTTCCGCAACAGATGAGCAATCTCCAAATCGAAAATCGAAAATCGAAAATCGAAAATCGACAGACGAGGAATCTCACAATCGAAAATCAAAAATCGAAAATCGAAAATCGACAGACGAGGAATCTCACAATCGAAAATCGAAAATCGAAAATCGAAAATCGACTGAGGAATCTCACAATCGAAAATCGAAAATCGAAAATCGAAAATCGACGAGGCCTTGGATTGTGGCGATGACGGCAAATGCGATGCAGGGCGATCGCGAAGAGTGTATGGCTGCGGGGATGGACGACTATTTGAGCAAGCCGATCGCAATTGAGCAGTTGGTGCGAGCTTTGATCGCTTGTAAAACTCGATCGAACTCCGCATTCGATCGTCTGCAGCCGATCGTTTGTTTGGATGCCCCGGCGGAACAGATCGAAGAAACGAGTGAATTACAAGTGCGATCGAATGTGGCTGTTGCGGGAAATCCACAACTGACAATTCCCAATTCGCCCGCAGTCGTCGATTGTGCTGCATCAAATCTCGATCGGGCTTTGTCACACAGCCACGATTCCTTGAGTCCCAAGATTATAGAGGGACTGCGAGAAGTGGAAGCTTTGGACGAGGCGATCGAGATTTACCTCGAAACAGCTCCCGAACTGCTGCGAGGCATCTCTATGGCTCTGTGCAACGCCGATCCGCTGGCTTTGCGGCGATCGGCTCACTCTTTAAAGTCGATTAGCGGTACTCTCGGTGCTTTTCGCTTGTTTGAGCTGTGCGAGGAACTCGAAATCATGGGCCGCATGGGAACAAATGCTAACCAGCCTTTACCCGATCCGGCCTGCGCGCTTTTAGAACAGCTTGAGGCGGAATATCAAAGAGTCGAAGCGGCGTTAAAAATAGAAATGCAGTACAGCGAAACAAGGACAGAATAA
- a CDS encoding helix-turn-helix transcriptional regulator — protein sequence MAKKPTPHPYADKLTFDRIMLLIATLVNHPGIGHSETETSDTKYHDALLEVQSQLQKIAAEFNIEFPENYPATPTIRKDLETLRHYGILDKRMYRFGYYLGTGAMNREELLFAFQAIASQAKYQGNPQARKICEKLTKLLRGLDIELKGQLFYPVREQLNRAIIYTDPVEMLDRQEYRNTLFHKLDIVETAIVRGQAIELYRQDDYYGKGKVGFRRIWPLQLIYHDIAWYMICESCDNGHLSVERVNRFSDCCEIIDVEGRGLAVQEHRLKIAQKLLKNGWGLFLGKPEQQQAELQGQLKLEKVKVRFFEKVVGFILEGDRRHPRQKIKEGPRDSFGKMLYVDYQIDLPDRSLNEFSLWVNRYMDSAQVLSPPSLVEKHRQAARDLADRYSL from the coding sequence ATGGCAAAAAAACCGACCCCTCACCCCTATGCAGACAAACTGACGTTCGATCGCATCATGCTCCTCATCGCCACATTAGTAAACCATCCCGGAATCGGACACTCTGAAACCGAAACATCCGACACTAAATATCACGATGCCTTGCTAGAAGTTCAATCTCAATTACAGAAAATTGCCGCCGAATTCAACATCGAATTTCCGGAAAACTATCCCGCCACTCCCACAATTCGCAAAGACTTAGAAACTTTGCGTCACTACGGAATCCTCGACAAACGAATGTATCGCTTCGGCTACTATCTCGGTACCGGCGCAATGAATCGCGAAGAACTACTATTCGCATTTCAAGCAATAGCATCTCAAGCCAAATATCAGGGAAATCCCCAAGCCCGCAAAATTTGCGAAAAACTCACTAAACTGTTGCGCGGATTGGATATCGAGCTCAAAGGTCAATTGTTCTATCCCGTTCGCGAACAACTAAATCGTGCGATTATTTACACCGATCCTGTAGAAATGCTCGATCGCCAAGAATATCGCAATACCCTATTTCACAAACTAGATATCGTAGAAACAGCCATTGTTCGAGGCCAGGCGATCGAACTTTACCGTCAAGATGATTATTACGGTAAAGGCAAAGTCGGTTTCCGGCGAATTTGGCCCCTGCAACTGATCTATCACGATATCGCCTGGTACATGATTTGCGAATCTTGCGACAACGGGCATTTGAGCGTAGAACGGGTGAATCGCTTTAGTGACTGCTGCGAAATTATCGATGTAGAAGGGCGCGGTTTAGCCGTACAGGAACACCGTTTGAAAATCGCTCAAAAGTTGTTAAAAAACGGCTGGGGACTGTTCTTGGGTAAGCCAGAGCAACAGCAGGCAGAATTGCAGGGTCAACTGAAGTTAGAAAAAGTGAAAGTGCGATTTTTTGAGAAAGTAGTGGGATTTATATTAGAGGGCGATCGGCGGCATCCGCGACAAAAGATTAAAGAAGGCCCGAGGGATAGTTTTGGCAAAATGCTTTATGTGGATTATCAGATCGATTTGCCCGATCGCTCCTTGAACGAATTTAGTCTGTGGGTGAACAGATATATGGATAGCGCTCAAGTGCTTTCCCCGCCGAGTTTGGTAGAAAAACACCGACAAGCGGCCAGAGATTTAGCCGATCGCTACAGCTTGTAA
- a CDS encoding Cas10/Cmr2 second palm domain-containing protein, translating into MSEYTAISFAPVQGFIEKSRKLRDLFGASLILSYLSYKLVQQAEKSGLNVISPGSPNIQKGMPNRILLKGKGEFSRNDVTNTLQKSWQEILNECRVWIEREVPPKEEYFWQQEWMRWGLYTWEIFWGHGDSIESAMKNLETRKLRRDWTAINWIGDSSSLTGTDAIAWPRLGLEHREPGRQLSHTEKAELKDFYQRLSCVLENLPPDGEPEGKFLAPNERLSIPELVKRLVTRDEDIARNIGISPLEAGFSDIIREPEHWTGWFMGDGDKVGKKLQEIAQKEGDEGLNKFSEAMRAWGENFIKNFPKDQGRIVYAGGDDFLGVIYSSQRENPPEPIEALEWLMGLSDEWKKHGQDINLSVGFVWAGHRVPQRDILQHCREAEKRAKSLGRDRVTIRVVFNSGQYVQWTCPWDYLHILKQYKDRDGKSWYQKPNWSHVYKDLAHLKNRHAISFNPQENSPNDELALAIFQLYFQDEKNLEKNWKHIVGDYPNPEQSKQIIYWISDLINVGWQLCSNISSL; encoded by the coding sequence ATGTCTGAATACACTGCGATTAGTTTTGCGCCAGTTCAAGGTTTTATCGAGAAATCCCGCAAACTCCGAGATTTATTTGGGGCTTCACTGATTCTGTCTTATCTGAGTTACAAGCTAGTACAGCAAGCCGAAAAATCAGGTTTAAATGTCATTTCTCCCGGTTCCCCGAACATCCAGAAAGGAATGCCCAATCGAATCCTTCTGAAAGGGAAAGGGGAATTTTCCAGGAATGACGTGACAAATACCCTTCAGAAGTCATGGCAAGAAATATTAAATGAATGTCGAGTTTGGATAGAACGAGAAGTACCTCCTAAAGAAGAATACTTTTGGCAGCAAGAGTGGATGCGATGGGGTTTGTACACTTGGGAGATATTTTGGGGACACGGAGATTCGATAGAATCTGCGATGAAGAATCTAGAAACTCGCAAATTGCGTCGTGATTGGACGGCAATTAACTGGATTGGCGACAGTTCGAGTTTGACTGGCACGGATGCGATCGCCTGGCCGCGTTTAGGTTTAGAACATCGAGAACCAGGGCGGCAGCTATCCCATACAGAAAAAGCTGAACTTAAGGATTTCTATCAACGTCTTTCCTGTGTCTTAGAAAATCTTCCGCCAGATGGCGAACCCGAAGGAAAATTTCTTGCACCTAATGAAAGATTGAGCATTCCTGAGTTAGTTAAGCGGTTAGTTACTCGCGACGAAGATATTGCCAGAAACATTGGGATATCTCCGCTTGAAGCAGGATTTAGCGACATTATTCGTGAACCAGAACACTGGACTGGTTGGTTTATGGGAGATGGCGATAAAGTTGGCAAAAAACTTCAGGAAATTGCTCAAAAAGAAGGAGATGAAGGTCTAAACAAGTTCAGCGAGGCCATGCGGGCTTGGGGAGAAAATTTTATCAAGAATTTCCCCAAAGACCAAGGGCGGATTGTTTATGCCGGCGGTGACGACTTCCTTGGGGTAATTTACAGCAGCCAACGCGAAAATCCCCCAGAACCTATAGAGGCATTAGAATGGTTAATGGGATTGTCCGATGAATGGAAAAAGCACGGACAGGATATTAACCTAAGTGTTGGTTTTGTTTGGGCTGGTCATAGGGTGCCGCAGCGAGATATTCTTCAACACTGTCGAGAAGCCGAAAAACGGGCGAAAAGTTTGGGGCGCGATCGCGTTACAATTCGAGTAGTTTTTAACAGCGGTCAATACGTGCAGTGGACTTGTCCTTGGGATTATTTGCACATTCTCAAACAATACAAAGACCGGGACGGCAAAAGCTGGTATCAAAAGCCGAACTGGAGTCATGTTTACAAAGATTTAGCTCATCTCAAAAATCGTCATGCTATTAGTTTTAATCCCCAGGAAAACAGCCCCAACGATGAATTAGCTTTAGCTATTTTTCAACTTTACTTTCAAGACGAGAAGAACTTAGAAAAAAACTGGAAGCACATCGTCGGCGATTACCCAAATCCAGAACAATCCAAACAAATTATTTACTGGATTAGTGACCTAATAAATGTGGGATGGCAGCTATGTTCAAATATCTCATCACTATAA